The Brassica oleracea var. oleracea cultivar TO1000 chromosome C6, BOL, whole genome shotgun sequence genomic interval ACATACGTGTACTTCTCCACCAGAGTCCGAAGTATCTTCTCAACCACCTTGGCATCAGGTATGTCCTCTCCTAGGTTTCTCATGTCGTTTGATACCATCATAACTCTTGAGAAGTATTCAGTAATAGAGTCTCCATCCTTCATCTCCAATACTTCAAAGTTTCTCCTCAACCTCTGAAGTTGCGAACTTTGAACTCTCTTTTTCCCCTGGTACTTGTTCTTCATAGAGTCCCATATCTCTTTAGACGTCTCCTTCTTCAAAATTGTTTTCAGTATCGTCTTGTCGATAGACGCAAAGAGATAATTCTTCACCTTCAGATCTTTAAGCTTCTGTTCAGAAAGCTCCGTCTGCTGTGCTTCGGTCAGGACGGTATCTCTGTCGAACTGCACCATGCCTGTTTCTACAAGCTCCCACCACTCTTTGGACCTCAACAGATTCTCCATGAGCATAGCCCAATGCTCGTAGTCTCCGTCGAACTTTGGTATTCTTAACTCTTTTTCACTCATCTCTTCTTCTCACCACAGGTTTAGATTGTTGGCTCTGATACCACTTGTTAAAGATGGATCAAGAGAGAACAATGTTTCTGAATACTGCTTTTATTGACTTGAATCAAAAGCTCTGTGTTAAGAAACAGAGTAATACAACGATGGTCTTATATAGACTTTATGATTGAAATAAAAACAAACTTCTCCCTACTAATTAGCAGATCCATACTTATCTCAACAAACTTATTTTAACGTGATCCTAAAGACTCGGAATGTAGTTGTGACTTAGTCTTCAACTAGGCTCCTTTGCAATTCCTCTCTTGGATTGATGTACGTAAAATTGATTATTACGTATAAATATTGTTAATAAGATGAGAAGTTAATTTTTGTTTTTTTATATATTAATAATGATTTTTTTTTAAAGTTAGTTCAAGTGTTATACATTTTTATCCTTAAAAATGATTGGACGCTTTTGAAAAAAGAAAAGAAAATAGTTAATGTTTGCTTAAAAATATTTTTAATCGTCAAATGCACAGAACTAGCAGTACGTGGGATTCATGGAACTAGACGATGATGATTGTCGTATCATGAAGACCTATCAAAGATCTTTAAGAATCTATGTTTTTCACTTTCGGAGTTAAAACCAAAAGCCAGAAAAAGTTAAAAAAGGTAAAGCCTACTGATGTGATTACACAAAATAGAACATTATTCCCTCTATTATATAGCTAACTGTTCTATTTAGCATCTTTTTCATGATTGGGATTTTGAATCACCAACTTTTTCCTTAACTTTCCCGTGAGTAAAACAGTAAATATATGTTTGGATGTGATTGAAATGTTGTATTTCCGCACCCTTAATTAATACTCCCTCTTTATTTTATTACTCGATGTTTTACTCCAATGCACAAATATTAAAAAAAAAATTATTGTTTATCAAAAGTGTCACTAAATTACAATATACAATTAGTTTATTTAATTATAAATAAAAATAATAAAAATCTAATTGATTACACAGTTTTTGATAAAATTAAAGTTACATAAATTCATACAAACTTCATCTATTATGAAACAACAAATTTTTTCTAAAACATCAAATATATTGAAACGGAGGGAGTATGATCTAAATGAAAATAGACTTTGACCAAAATAAAAATAGACTTTCATTAAACTGAAAGACAAATCTTAAATCATAAACTTTCTCATATAAGTATAACCTTAATACACATCATAATAGTTTCTTACACATGAGTATAGTCCCACCGATAAAGGACGGCTTCTGATGTACCCATTATCCGATTGGATTAAAATAAGCATAATGTTAGGCCATTTGTGGAATTGGGTTCTTTATGCATATAAAGTCGTGGACCTTTACACTTTATTCTTTCATTATTTATGAAAATAACTCCTCTCAGGTCTTCACTAAAGCAATTAAGAAATATAATCTTTCGTATTAAATTTAAATTTAAAGTGACATTTTAAGAATAAAAAATTGTTAAAACAATTTAGATGACATTTTAATGTGCAATATAATATTATTTTTTGACTAATTTTGAATTGTGGCTAAATAAATAATAAATCATTACTATAAATAAACAAGTTTTTAATTTTATATGCAGAAATCTTAAATATCATAATTGTGATACATAAGGAGTAAATTTAAGATGACTAGTTAGACCAAGTAATTTTTTTTTTGGATCTCATACTCTTCCATTACTACGTGTATCATAATATGTTAGATTTTTTAAATACATTTGACATTCTTTATATGTTTGATAGAAGGATATATATATCTTCCAATATGATAGTTATATGAACTAATTGTTCTACATTTTTACTTGGTGTAACTTGTTATATGAGTCGCCAGTGAGTACTTAGTTTATGTCTGGATATGCCTCTTTGGATTCATGTTGCATATTTAGTTTCGGAATCCCGATAGGCAGATTGACATTGCAAATATTATTTTATATTTAGTATTAAAATTCAATAGTGTTGAGTATTTGGAGTTACATGCACATACACTTAAAACATTTCTGCATTGCCATTACCTCCTTTTAATACGTTCCAAAAATTGGTTTAGTAGTTAGTACTTCGTAGTAGAAGGATGATTTCTTACAGTGGAAAAATCAAACTCTTGTTCGTATTGAAGCATGATGACATCGAAGCTCGAGCTTCCGAGCAGCTTGCTTCATCCCCGATGACTCTGTTCTCTTGTCTGGTAGCGTTCTGACTCTCATTCTCGCTAGATTCTCCCGGACATTCTATACTTCCCTTGTGGCTTTTTGCACACGTAAGTGAATCAATAGTACACTCCTCCAAAACTCTAACTTGCTCGTTCGTCTCTGTTTTGGATCCAACTCCATCGTTCTCCAAACGAGATCCTGACCCTCCGGGAGCTACATCGACCGGACCAGCGCACGGTTGACTAATAATCGCTATACCAGCTCGACACAGAGGACAGTTGGTGTGTGACCTAAGCCAAGTGTCGATACAAGAGATGTGAAAAGCATGATTACATTTAGGCAACAGCCTAAGACTTTCGTCTTCTTGAAACTCATTTAGACAAACAGGACAATCTGTTCTCTCAATCAACCCATCTCCTCTCTGGTAACTACATATTGTTATCGAGTTAATGGTCGATTGTTGAAGACTTGTTGTTCTGATCAACCATATTGGATGATCCACTTGTTCCCTAACTTGAAACCCTTCATCAGATGTGTCGTCACCAAGATCTCTCTGGGACTGGTGTCTTTCGCGATGGGCTCGGTTTACGCTCTCTGTGACGTATTTAGCTACAAGAAAGAATCCTGTGAGAAGGATGGCTAAAGCCACACCTGTAACGGTGATGATGGTTATGGCTTCTGTGGAATAAGAAGGGTCTTGAGATGGTTGATAGATTGCTGAAGATGAAGCTTTGCTTGGCTGTGGAGATGACCATGGAGATAGGGTGTAGTAATCAGGTTCTTGATAGCAATTATAAGGGCAAATCGGGTCGCAGATTCCTTGTGAGCAATCTAGTGTCTTGTTT includes:
- the LOC106299785 gene encoding RING-H2 finger protein ATL54, producing the protein MGRGMRFLTAEEWDGPLSPLKDLGLLMAFLGICDPICPYNCYQEPDYYTLSPWSSPQPSKASSSAIYQPSQDPSYSTEAITIITVTGVALAILLTGFFLVAKYVTESVNRAHRERHQSQRDLGDDTSDEGFQVREQVDHPIWLIRTTSLQQSTINSITICSYQRGDGLIERTDCPVCLNEFQEDESLRLLPKCNHAFHISCIDTWLRSHTNCPLCRAGIAIISQPCAGPVDVAPGGSGSRLENDGVGSKTETNEQVRVLEECTIDSLTCAKSHKGSIECPGESSENESQNATRQENRVIGDEASCSEARASMSSCFNTNKSLIFPL